From Streptomyces sp. NBC_00370, a single genomic window includes:
- a CDS encoding DoxX family protein: MAAPSLSARLLAGLLAGAGVLHLTRPALFEEMVPRSLPGTRRTWTYASGAVELALATSVALPRTRHVGGLLSAGFFAAVFPANVKMAYDWRHKPAPLKAAAYARLPLQAPLIGWALRVSGSRDGVTTSGVRTALVRTSSRP; the protein is encoded by the coding sequence GTGGCCGCCCCTTCGCTCTCCGCCCGGCTGCTGGCCGGGCTGCTCGCCGGAGCCGGCGTGCTGCACCTGACCCGGCCCGCCCTGTTCGAGGAGATGGTGCCCCGCTCGCTGCCCGGCACCCGGCGCACCTGGACCTACGCGAGCGGCGCCGTGGAGCTGGCCCTCGCGACGAGCGTCGCCCTGCCGCGTACCCGCCACGTCGGCGGACTGCTCAGCGCCGGGTTCTTCGCCGCGGTCTTCCCGGCGAACGTGAAGATGGCGTACGACTGGCGGCACAAGCCGGCGCCGCTCAAAGCCGCCGCCTACGCCCGACTGCCGCTCCAGGCCCCGCTGATCGGCTGGGCCCTGCGGGTGAGCGGCAGTCGGGACGGCGTCACGACCTCCGGCGTCAGGACCGCCCTGGTCAGGACCTCCAGTCGACCTTGA
- a CDS encoding DeoR/GlpR family DNA-binding transcription regulator yields MLRTERHARILEHVSAEGSVSVEDLSRALRVSGATVRRDLQHLDGLNLLRRTHGGAAVGNIGLEAPLQYRSERRRPEKIAIAQAAAALVPAGAVVGMTGGSTATEIARILAGRGPVTIVTNAVNIAAELILHKDVTLVVVGGLARSESYELVGPIAERTLTEYHTDVTFLGVDGITAAHGCTTHDQLEAATDRAFTASSSLTVVVTDSSKIGKVTLAKICPLSAVGHLVTDGDASKEELAKIAAAGVPVTTV; encoded by the coding sequence ATGCTGAGAACTGAGCGCCATGCGCGCATCCTTGAGCATGTCTCCGCGGAAGGCAGCGTGAGCGTCGAGGATCTCTCCCGGGCGCTGCGCGTCTCGGGGGCCACGGTGCGCCGCGATCTCCAGCATCTGGACGGCCTGAATCTGCTGCGCAGGACCCATGGCGGCGCCGCCGTCGGGAACATCGGCCTCGAAGCGCCGCTGCAGTACCGCAGCGAGCGCCGCCGGCCGGAGAAGATAGCCATCGCCCAGGCCGCCGCGGCGCTGGTGCCCGCAGGCGCCGTCGTCGGGATGACCGGCGGCTCCACGGCGACGGAGATCGCTCGGATCCTCGCCGGCCGAGGCCCTGTCACCATCGTGACCAACGCGGTCAACATCGCGGCCGAGTTGATCCTGCACAAGGACGTCACGCTCGTCGTCGTCGGGGGCCTCGCCCGCAGCGAGAGCTACGAACTCGTCGGCCCGATCGCGGAGCGGACGCTGACCGAGTACCACACCGATGTGACGTTCCTGGGGGTGGACGGGATCACCGCGGCGCACGGCTGCACGACGCACGACCAGCTCGAAGCGGCGACCGACCGGGCCTTCACCGCCAGCAGCAGCCTCACCGTCGTGGTGACGGACAGCTCGAAGATCGGGAAGGTGACGCTGGCGAAGATCTGCCCGCTGTCGGCCGTCGGGCATCTGGTCACCGACGGCGACGCGTCGAAGGAGGAGCTGGCGAAGATCGCGGCGGCGGGTGTTCCTGTGACAACCGTCTGA